Proteins found in one Sphingomonas sp. SORGH_AS_0879 genomic segment:
- a CDS encoding agmatine deiminase family protein — translation MPVTTPPPPEWARHEAVWIGFPSHPELWEEDLEPARAEVLAFARAVHADGRGERVILVAADGEAADAARAMAGDAADVVVQPFGDIWLRDTGPIVTGDGTARLFRFNGWGGKYDLPGDDTVGGRLAEDRGIAATRCDWVLEGGAIDGDGTGLVVTTRQCLLNPNRNPELTEEAITARLAKDLGLTRVVWLGDGLLNDHTDGHVDNLARFVGPNRIALPEAAENDPNWQVYMVAKRDAIAAGLEVVTIPSPGRVLRDEEIVPASYMNFYIGNAAVVVPIYGSENDAAGVAAIQAIFPDREVVGLRADAILTGGGSFHCISQQIPAR, via the coding sequence ATGCCCGTGACCACGCCTCCACCGCCCGAATGGGCCCGGCATGAGGCCGTATGGATCGGATTCCCCAGCCATCCGGAATTGTGGGAAGAGGATCTGGAGCCCGCACGCGCGGAGGTGCTGGCCTTTGCCCGCGCGGTGCATGCCGATGGCCGGGGCGAGCGGGTGATCCTGGTCGCCGCCGATGGCGAAGCCGCCGATGCGGCGCGCGCCATGGCGGGGGATGCCGCCGATGTGGTGGTGCAGCCCTTCGGCGACATCTGGCTGCGCGATACCGGGCCGATCGTCACCGGCGACGGCACGGCGCGGCTGTTCCGCTTCAACGGCTGGGGCGGGAAATACGACCTGCCCGGCGACGATACGGTCGGCGGGCGGCTGGCCGAGGATCGCGGGATCGCCGCGACGCGCTGCGACTGGGTGCTGGAGGGCGGCGCGATCGACGGGGACGGCACCGGACTGGTCGTCACCACGCGCCAGTGCCTGCTCAACCCCAATCGCAATCCCGAACTGACCGAGGAGGCGATCACCGCGCGGCTGGCGAAGGATCTGGGGCTGACCCGCGTGGTGTGGTTGGGGGACGGGCTGCTCAACGACCATACCGACGGGCATGTCGACAATCTGGCGCGCTTCGTCGGGCCGAACCGGATCGCGCTGCCGGAAGCGGCGGAGAATGATCCCAACTGGCAGGTCTATATGGTCGCCAAGCGCGACGCGATCGCCGCCGGGCTGGAGGTCGTGACCATCCCGTCGCCGGGCCGCGTGCTTCGCGACGAGGAGATCGTGCCCGCCAGCTATATGAACTTCTATATCGGCAATGCGGCGGTGGTCGTGCCCATCTATGGCAGCGAGAATGACGCGGCGGGCGTCGCGGCGATCCAGGCGATCTTCCCCGACCGCGAAGTGGTGGGCCTGCGCGCCGATGCGATCCTGACCGGCGGCGGCAGCTTCCACTGTATCTCGCAGCAGATTCCGGCGCGGTGA
- the rpsD gene encoding 30S ribosomal protein S4, which translates to MSKRQSAKYKLDRRMGENIWGRPKSPVNKREYGPGQHGQRRKGKMSDFGLQLRAKQKLKGYYGDVTEKQFKACYQEAARMKGDTSQNLIGLLEQRLDMIVYRAKFAPTIFAARQLVSHGHIRVNGVKCNIASRRCFVGDEISLGSKATEMALVMEAQQLAEREVPDYVTADGNTKVALTRVPTLDEVPYPVKMEPNLVVEFYSR; encoded by the coding sequence ATGTCGAAGCGTCAGAGCGCAAAGTACAAGCTCGACCGCCGTATGGGCGAGAACATCTGGGGTCGTCCCAAGAGCCCGGTCAACAAGCGTGAATACGGCCCAGGCCAGCATGGTCAGCGTCGCAAGGGTAAGATGTCGGACTTCGGTCTGCAGCTTCGCGCCAAGCAGAAGCTGAAGGGCTATTATGGCGACGTGACCGAGAAGCAGTTCAAGGCCTGCTATCAGGAAGCCGCCCGCATGAAGGGCGATACCTCGCAGAACCTGATCGGCCTGCTCGAGCAGCGTCTGGACATGATCGTGTACCGCGCCAAGTTCGCGCCGACGATCTTCGCCGCGCGCCAGCTGGTCAGCCACGGCCACATCCGCGTCAACGGCGTGAAGTGCAACATCGCGTCGCGTCGCTGCTTCGTCGGCGACGAGATTTCGCTGGGCTCGAAGGCGACCGAAATGGCGCTGGTCATGGAAGCACAGCAGCTCGCCGAGCGTGAAGTGCCCGACTACGTCACCGCCGACGGCAACACCAAGGTCGCGCTGACCCGCGTGCCGACGCTGGACGAGGTGCCCTATCCGGTGAAGATGGAACCGAACCTGGTCGTCGAATTCTATTCGCGCTAA
- a CDS encoding helix-turn-helix transcriptional regulator, with translation MEHAAKLLSERQKECLRLVGQGLRSKEIGPILGLAPGSVDTYIKAAVARLGVSDRRVAARILSEFELSQRLGSPPEQLPPTVEAEADEVQREPQGFWRETLKLPPIGGHPNRLSSKERLLAMVRVACVMTGFSAGFILLFVGALHALS, from the coding sequence TTGGAGCACGCGGCGAAGCTGCTGTCTGAGCGGCAGAAGGAATGCTTGCGCCTGGTCGGGCAGGGTTTGCGATCCAAGGAGATCGGCCCGATCCTGGGCCTCGCGCCCGGTTCCGTCGATACGTACATCAAGGCCGCGGTCGCCAGGCTGGGGGTCAGCGATCGGCGCGTCGCGGCCCGTATCCTGTCGGAATTCGAGCTATCCCAACGATTGGGATCACCACCGGAACAGCTTCCACCGACCGTCGAGGCTGAGGCAGACGAGGTGCAGCGGGAGCCGCAGGGGTTCTGGAGGGAAACCCTGAAGCTTCCGCCAATCGGCGGACATCCCAATCGCTTGTCGTCAAAGGAGCGCCTGCTCGCGATGGTGCGGGTGGCCTGTGTCATGACGGGGTTTTCCGCCGGTTTCATTCTTCTATTCGTGGGGGCTCTGCACGCGTTGAGCTGA
- a CDS encoding IS5 family transposase yields the protein MSDSLCGQEGMVMVEQRSLVEALMDPRLGSNAKLSGIERLIDWSRLEPLVSPLRQGRTGRPPYAPLAMVKALYLQALYDLSDPGLEEALLDRLSFRRFCGFALDGGTPDETTLCRFRAAAAAGDVLERCFAEINRQLDAQGLVLRRGTILDASVVKATRKPPRGDGIAPGDPHPQEPGADWTRKDGKPVFGYRFHIGMDEGSGLIRKLAFTSARVQDVERADALVCGDEGAVYADRAYEGQARRKALKAAGIKDRIMHRRHRYMPKLPRWQARRNHLIARRRAPVEAVFSAMKRLYGKARTRCLSIERNAADFLAFATIYNLRRAAILAAG from the coding sequence TTGAGTGATTCACTGTGCGGGCAGGAGGGCATGGTGATGGTCGAGCAGCGATCGCTGGTGGAAGCGTTGATGGATCCGCGCTTGGGATCGAATGCGAAGCTGTCGGGGATCGAGCGGCTGATCGACTGGAGCCGGCTGGAGCCGCTGGTGTCGCCGCTGCGGCAGGGTCGGACGGGTCGACCGCCCTATGCGCCGCTGGCGATGGTCAAGGCGCTGTATCTGCAGGCGTTGTATGATCTGTCGGACCCCGGGCTGGAGGAGGCGCTGCTCGACCGGCTGTCGTTCCGGCGGTTCTGCGGCTTTGCGCTGGATGGCGGCACGCCGGACGAGACGACGCTGTGCCGGTTTCGCGCGGCTGCGGCGGCGGGGGACGTGCTGGAGCGCTGCTTTGCCGAGATCAACCGGCAGCTGGATGCGCAGGGGCTGGTGCTGCGGCGGGGGACGATCCTTGATGCCTCGGTGGTCAAGGCGACCCGCAAGCCCCCGCGCGGGGACGGGATCGCGCCGGGTGATCCGCACCCCCAGGAGCCGGGTGCCGACTGGACGCGCAAGGACGGCAAGCCGGTGTTCGGCTACCGCTTCCATATCGGCATGGACGAGGGCTCGGGCCTGATCCGCAAGCTGGCCTTCACCTCGGCCAGGGTCCAGGATGTCGAACGGGCCGACGCGCTGGTCTGCGGCGACGAAGGCGCGGTCTATGCCGACCGGGCCTATGAGGGCCAGGCGCGTCGCAAGGCCCTGAAGGCGGCCGGGATCAAGGATCGCATCATGCATCGCCGGCACCGCTACATGCCAAAGCTGCCGCGCTGGCAGGCCCGGCGCAACCACCTCATCGCCAGACGGCGCGCCCCTGTCGAGGCGGTCTTCAGCGCCATGAAGCGCCTCTACGGCAAGGCGCGCACCAGATGCCTGTCGATCGAGCGGAACGCCGCAGACTTCCTCGCCTTTGCCACCATCTACAATCTCAGACGCGCCGCCATCCTTGCCGCTGGCTGA
- the aguB gene encoding N-carbamoylputrescine amidase codes for MTQITVAALQLAFTADIDRNIAEVSRLVREAAAKGAQVILPPELFEGEYFCRVEDEGLFSNAKPTAEHKAVLAMQALAAELKVHIPTSFFEADGPHHYNSLAMINPDGKVAGVYRKSHIPDGPGYEEKFYFRPGNTGFKVWDGPATKLGVGICWDQWYPETARAMMLMGAEILFYPTAIGSEPHDDSLDTARLWRRAMVGHAVSNVVPIVAANRVGCEHGQTFYGTSFICDERGDILAELGREEEGAIVATLDIDRVKRHRAAFGFFRDRRPELYGRLVQDI; via the coding sequence ATGACCCAGATCACCGTCGCCGCGCTGCAACTGGCCTTCACCGCCGATATCGACCGCAACATCGCCGAGGTCTCCCGCCTTGTCCGCGAGGCGGCGGCCAAAGGCGCGCAGGTGATCCTGCCGCCCGAACTGTTCGAGGGCGAGTATTTCTGCCGCGTCGAGGACGAAGGGCTGTTCAGCAATGCCAAGCCCACCGCCGAGCATAAGGCGGTGCTGGCGATGCAGGCACTCGCCGCCGAGTTGAAGGTCCACATCCCGACCAGCTTCTTCGAGGCGGACGGCCCGCACCACTATAACTCGCTGGCGATGATCAATCCTGACGGCAAGGTCGCGGGGGTCTATCGCAAAAGCCATATCCCGGACGGTCCGGGATATGAGGAGAAATTCTACTTCCGCCCCGGCAATACCGGGTTCAAGGTGTGGGACGGCCCCGCGACCAAGCTGGGTGTCGGCATCTGCTGGGACCAATGGTATCCCGAGACGGCGCGCGCGATGATGCTGATGGGCGCGGAGATCCTGTTCTACCCCACTGCGATCGGCAGCGAGCCGCATGACGACAGCCTCGACACCGCGCGGCTGTGGCGGCGGGCGATGGTCGGCCATGCGGTGTCCAACGTCGTGCCGATCGTCGCGGCCAATCGGGTCGGCTGCGAACATGGCCAGACCTTTTACGGCACCAGCTTCATCTGCGACGAGCGTGGCGACATCCTGGCCGAACTGGGTCGCGAGGAAGAGGGCGCGATCGTCGCCACGCTCGATATCGACCGGGTGAAGCGCCACCGCGCGGCGTTCGGCTTCTTCCGCGACCGGCGGCCGGAACTCTACGGGCGGCTGGTGCAGGATATCTGA
- a CDS encoding M28 family metallopeptidase produces the protein MRRLVLLSLLLSGTAIAQQQPAISVDTLKTVTQTLSSDEYEGRAPTTPAEDKTVAYIIDRFQKAGLKPGNKGSWTQDVPMVEITATDVQPFTVKGKGAPIPLAYRTDMVVGTYRVTPRIDLTTSEMVFVGYGITAPEKGWDDYAGVDVRGKTVVILVNDADWQTMGREGPFEGRAMTWYGRWPYKFENAAKHGAAAALIVHQTEPAAYPWAVVQSSWTGPQLELDEAGDHMDQSQIIGWLQQAMAERILKAAGKDLATLTKAAQTKGFKAVPLGLTLSGGFTNAIRRQASKNVIGLLPGTTEPGDYVLYSAHWDHLGRCDAVDGDDICNGALDNASGVAGLVALAEAQAKAGPAKRSIAFLAVTAEESGLLGSGYYAQHPVFPLARTVGGVNMDGLNVTGRSKDFVLVGKGKSEIEDLAKGLVGAQGRYIGEEANPERGSYYRSDHFSFAKQGVPMLDGGSGQDKVMGGVAAGKKASEDYVAHRYHKPADEYDPNWDWSGAVEDLTVYYQLGRTLADRPGLWPNWYPTAEFRGIRDQSRKNAQ, from the coding sequence ATGCGCCGTCTGGTCCTATTGTCCCTTCTGCTCTCGGGCACCGCCATCGCGCAGCAGCAGCCCGCCATTTCGGTCGATACGCTGAAGACGGTCACGCAAACCCTGTCCTCCGACGAATATGAAGGCCGAGCGCCCACCACCCCCGCCGAGGACAAGACGGTCGCGTACATCATCGACCGCTTCCAGAAGGCGGGGCTGAAACCCGGCAACAAGGGAAGCTGGACCCAGGACGTGCCGATGGTCGAGATCACCGCCACCGACGTTCAGCCCTTTACCGTCAAGGGCAAGGGCGCGCCGATCCCGCTCGCCTATCGCACCGACATGGTCGTCGGCACCTATCGCGTGACCCCGCGCATCGACCTGACGACCAGCGAGATGGTCTTCGTCGGATACGGCATCACCGCGCCCGAAAAGGGCTGGGACGATTATGCCGGGGTCGATGTGCGTGGCAAGACGGTGGTCATCCTGGTCAATGACGCCGACTGGCAGACCATGGGGCGCGAGGGCCCGTTCGAGGGGCGGGCGATGACCTGGTATGGCCGCTGGCCGTACAAGTTCGAGAATGCCGCCAAACATGGCGCCGCCGCCGCGCTGATCGTGCACCAGACCGAACCCGCGGCTTACCCCTGGGCGGTGGTGCAGTCGTCGTGGACCGGACCGCAACTCGAACTGGACGAGGCGGGCGACCATATGGACCAGAGCCAGATCATCGGCTGGCTGCAACAGGCGATGGCCGAGCGTATCCTGAAGGCGGCGGGCAAGGACCTCGCCACGCTGACCAAGGCGGCGCAGACCAAGGGGTTCAAGGCGGTGCCGCTGGGCCTGACCCTGTCGGGCGGCTTCACCAACGCGATCCGGCGTCAGGCGTCGAAGAATGTCATCGGCCTGCTGCCCGGCACCACCGAGCCGGGGGATTATGTCCTCTATTCCGCGCATTGGGATCATCTGGGCCGCTGCGACGCGGTGGACGGCGACGATATCTGCAACGGCGCGCTCGACAATGCGAGCGGCGTGGCGGGCCTGGTCGCGCTGGCCGAGGCGCAGGCCAAGGCGGGGCCGGCGAAGCGCTCCATCGCCTTTCTGGCGGTAACGGCGGAGGAAAGCGGACTGCTTGGTTCTGGCTATTATGCGCAACATCCGGTGTTCCCGCTCGCCCGCACGGTCGGCGGGGTGAACATGGACGGGCTGAACGTCACCGGGCGCTCGAAGGACTTCGTTCTGGTCGGCAAGGGCAAGTCCGAGATCGAGGATCTGGCCAAGGGGCTGGTCGGCGCGCAAGGCCGCTATATCGGTGAGGAAGCGAACCCGGAGCGGGGCAGCTATTACCGGTCCGACCATTTCTCCTTCGCCAAACAGGGGGTTCCGATGCTCGACGGCGGGTCGGGACAGGACAAGGTGATGGGCGGCGTCGCGGCGGGCAAGAAGGCGAGCGAGGACTATGTCGCGCACCGTTATCACAAGCCCGCCGATGAATATGATCCCAACTGGGATTGGTCGGGCGCGGTCGAGGATTTGACGGTCTATTATCAATTGGGCAGGACGCTGGCGGACCGGCCGGGCCTGTGGCCCAACTGGTATCCCACCGCCGAATTTCGCGGTATTCGCGATCAAAGCAGGAAGAATGCCCAGTGA
- a CDS encoding RNA methyltransferase, translated as MSNSQPPVIVLVRPQLGENIGKAARAMLNFGLVEMRLVTPRDGWPNPQAGPAASGADIVLEQAKVFESVAEAVADCSQVYATTVRKRGVTKPVVTPEEAAREIHADTTGRAAFLFGPERSGLETDDVAIARKIVTVPINPEFGSLNLAQAVILIAYEWSKGMALAQPPEVALPDVAPQGELDGMIDQLEDMLDGAGYFFPEDRTPATKRTLRTLLTKPGWSSQEIRTLRGVLSTLARPRQR; from the coding sequence TTGTCGAACAGCCAACCCCCCGTCATCGTCCTGGTCCGCCCGCAGCTTGGCGAAAATATCGGCAAGGCGGCGCGCGCCATGCTCAATTTCGGGCTGGTCGAGATGCGCCTCGTCACGCCGCGCGACGGCTGGCCCAATCCGCAGGCGGGGCCCGCGGCCTCGGGTGCGGACATCGTGCTGGAACAGGCCAAGGTCTTTGAGAGCGTCGCCGAGGCGGTCGCCGATTGCTCGCAGGTCTATGCCACCACCGTCCGCAAGCGCGGCGTGACCAAGCCGGTCGTCACGCCGGAAGAGGCCGCGCGCGAAATCCATGCCGATACGACCGGCCGCGCCGCCTTCCTGTTCGGCCCGGAGCGCTCGGGACTGGAGACCGACGACGTGGCGATCGCGCGCAAGATCGTCACCGTGCCGATCAACCCGGAATTCGGCAGCCTCAATCTGGCGCAGGCGGTGATCCTGATCGCCTATGAATGGTCGAAGGGCATGGCGCTGGCCCAGCCGCCCGAGGTCGCATTGCCGGATGTCGCGCCGCAGGGTGAACTGGACGGGATGATCGACCAGTTGGAGGATATGCTCGACGGCGCGGGCTATTTCTTCCCGGAGGATCGCACGCCCGCGACCAAGCGCACGCTGCGCACCCTGCTGACCAAGCCCGGCTGGTCGAGCCAGGAAATCCGCACGTTGCGCGGGGTGCTCTCGACGCTGGCGCGGCCCCGCCAGCGGTAA
- a CDS encoding GNAT family N-acetyltransferase yields the protein MAMTIIRPARFPEDATSVLDIWREFVASPSVSLDYQGNEAEFAVLPGKYARPAGCVLLADRGGAIDGCIAFRRVTPAIAEMKRLYVRPRARGERLGHGLVKRLIEEARAAGYSEIRLDVLAEFTQAQKLYAEFGFVPAEAVSYNPLPGTAFLGLKLEPSSTL from the coding sequence ATGGCCATGACGATCATCCGCCCCGCCCGCTTTCCCGAAGACGCGACGTCCGTGCTGGACATTTGGCGAGAATTTGTCGCCAGCCCGAGCGTCAGCCTGGACTATCAGGGCAATGAGGCGGAGTTCGCCGTGCTTCCCGGCAAATATGCTCGGCCAGCGGGGTGCGTGTTGCTCGCCGATCGGGGCGGCGCCATCGACGGATGCATCGCCTTTCGTCGGGTGACCCCGGCCATCGCCGAGATGAAGCGCCTTTATGTGCGGCCCAGGGCGCGCGGCGAACGGCTGGGCCATGGACTGGTGAAGCGGTTGATCGAAGAAGCCCGCGCGGCGGGCTATTCGGAAATCCGCCTCGACGTGCTGGCGGAGTTTACGCAGGCGCAAAAGCTCTATGCCGAGTTCGGCTTCGTTCCGGCCGAGGCGGTGTCCTATAATCCGTTACCTGGCACGGCGTTCCTGGGGCTTAAGCTGGAGCCGTCCTCTACCCTGTAG
- a CDS encoding uracil-DNA glycosylase → MPDASLPAVPAPLIPIQPPRDCPLCPRLATVREVVAAEYPGWWNAPVPPFGDADPWLAVVGLAPGKHGAHRTGRPFTGDGAGPLLYGTLARFGLAEGNFEARVDDGLTLTGAVILNAVKCLPPENKPTPDEIRTCRPFLEQELAALPGLKVVIALGQIAHQSVVKALGGKLPKARFAHLAEHRMPGGGPVVLDSYHCSRYNQNTGRLTPEMFEAVFARAVELRG, encoded by the coding sequence ATGCCCGATGCATCCCTTCCCGCCGTCCCCGCGCCCCTGATCCCCATCCAGCCGCCGCGCGACTGCCCGCTCTGCCCGCGCCTGGCCACAGTGCGCGAGGTGGTCGCCGCCGAATATCCCGGCTGGTGGAACGCGCCCGTCCCGCCCTTCGGCGATGCCGATCCCTGGCTGGCGGTCGTCGGCCTCGCCCCCGGCAAGCATGGCGCACACCGGACGGGCCGCCCCTTTACCGGCGACGGCGCGGGGCCGCTTCTCTATGGCACGCTCGCCCGGTTCGGTCTGGCCGAGGGGAATTTCGAGGCGCGGGTCGATGACGGCCTGACGCTGACCGGCGCGGTCATCCTGAACGCGGTCAAATGCCTGCCGCCCGAGAACAAGCCGACGCCCGACGAAATCCGCACCTGCCGCCCCTTTCTGGAGCAGGAGCTGGCCGCACTTCCGGGACTGAAGGTCGTCATCGCGCTGGGCCAGATCGCGCACCAGTCGGTGGTCAAGGCGCTGGGCGGCAAGCTGCCCAAGGCCCGCTTCGCGCATCTGGCCGAACACCGGATGCCGGGCGGCGGGCCGGTGGTGCTCGATAGCTATCACTGCTCGCGCTACAACCAGAATACCGGCCGCCTGACACCCGAGATGTTCGAGGCCGTCTTTGCCCGGGCCGTGGAGTTGCGGGGATAA
- the folK gene encoding 2-amino-4-hydroxy-6-hydroxymethyldihydropteridine diphosphokinase — translation MTTTSYAIALGSNRPGRHGGPRDEVRAALAALDGVYAVSPILTTTPLGPSIRAFANAAALVRSPLTPPEMLARLKAIERDFGRRRGRRWGARVIDLDIVLWSGGRWRSAGLTVPHIAYAQRAFVLHPLAAIAGAWRDPWNGRRIRQLRHGVDRRRPRP, via the coding sequence ATGACGACGACAAGCTATGCCATCGCACTGGGTTCCAACCGTCCCGGGCGGCATGGCGGTCCGCGCGACGAGGTTCGCGCGGCCTTGGCGGCGCTGGACGGTGTCTATGCGGTGTCGCCGATCCTCACCACCACGCCGCTCGGCCCGTCGATCCGCGCCTTCGCCAATGCCGCCGCGCTGGTCCGCAGCCCGCTGACCCCGCCCGAGATGCTGGCGCGGTTGAAGGCCATCGAACGCGACTTCGGGCGACGGCGCGGCCGGCGCTGGGGGGCGCGGGTGATCGATCTGGACATCGTGCTGTGGTCGGGCGGGCGGTGGCGTTCGGCGGGATTGACCGTGCCCCACATCGCCTATGCGCAGCGCGCCTTCGTCCTCCACCCCCTGGCGGCGATCGCGGGGGCGTGGCGCGATCCGTGGAACGGCCGCCGCATCCGCCAATTGCGACATGGTGTTGACCGCAGGCGTCCACGCCCCTAG
- a CDS encoding chorismate mutase, which yields MTHILAGPDCTTMAEVRAGVDQTDRELVALLARRFAYMDAAARIKPTRDRVRDEDRKTQVIEQARAEAKRLGVPEAVIAEMWETLVEGSIAYELATFDRTRG from the coding sequence ATGACTCATATCCTCGCCGGACCCGATTGCACGACCATGGCGGAGGTCCGCGCAGGCGTGGACCAGACCGACCGTGAGTTGGTCGCACTGCTGGCGCGCCGCTTCGCCTATATGGATGCCGCCGCGCGGATCAAACCGACCCGCGACCGGGTGCGCGACGAAGACCGCAAGACCCAGGTGATCGAGCAGGCGCGCGCCGAGGCGAAGCGGCTGGGTGTGCCCGAGGCGGTAATCGCGGAGATGTGGGAAACGCTGGTCGAGGGATCGATCGCCTATGAACTGGCGACGTTCGACCGGACGCGCGGGTAA